From the genome of Pseudomonas sp. Teo4, one region includes:
- the rfbF gene encoding glucose-1-phosphate cytidylyltransferase — protein sequence MKAVILAGGLGTRISEESHLKPKPMIEIGGKPILWHIMKQYSAHGIHDFVICLGYKGYAIKDFFANYFLHTSDVTFDMRANRMDVHQNYSEPWRVTLVDTGEETMTGGRLRRAARYLEGEDAFCFTYGDGVSDLNIGALVDFHLAHGKLATVTAVQPPGRYGALARDGDRVCGFVEKPRGDGGWINGGFFVLSPKVLGYIDDDQTSWESEPLARLAAESQLHAFQHDGFWHPMDTLRDKNHLENLWQSGEAPWKQWA from the coding sequence ATGAAGGCGGTAATTCTGGCGGGTGGACTGGGCACGCGTATCAGCGAAGAGTCCCACCTCAAGCCCAAACCCATGATCGAAATCGGTGGAAAGCCAATTCTCTGGCACATCATGAAGCAGTACTCGGCCCACGGCATCCACGATTTCGTGATCTGCCTGGGCTACAAGGGGTACGCGATCAAGGATTTCTTCGCCAACTATTTCCTGCACACCTCGGACGTCACCTTCGACATGCGCGCCAATCGCATGGACGTGCACCAGAACTACAGCGAGCCATGGCGCGTCACCTTGGTCGATACCGGTGAGGAGACCATGACCGGTGGCCGCCTGCGCCGTGCGGCGCGCTACCTGGAGGGTGAAGATGCCTTCTGCTTCACCTACGGTGACGGCGTCTCGGACCTGAACATCGGCGCCCTGGTCGATTTCCACTTGGCCCACGGCAAGCTTGCCACCGTCACTGCGGTACAGCCCCCAGGTCGCTACGGTGCGCTGGCACGCGACGGCGACCGGGTCTGTGGTTTCGTCGAGAAGCCACGCGGCGACGGCGGCTGGATCAACGGGGGCTTCTTCGTGCTCTCGCCCAAGGTGCTCGGCTACATCGACGACGACCAGACCTCCTGGGAGTCCGAGCCGCTTGCGCGCCTGGCTGCCGAGTCGCAGCTGCACGCCTTCCAGCATGATGGCTTCTGGCATCCGATGGACACGCTGCGCGACAAGAACCACCTGGAAAACCTCTGGCAAAGCGGGGAGGCCCCATGGAAACAGTGGGCCTGA
- a CDS encoding class I SAM-dependent methyltransferase — protein MKHELYRATGLPVLQNRTFADAESARASASAEMRLVQDSRTGLVYNDAFSADKLSYDSDYQNEQAHSVRFQRHLDDVEGVIARYFKGQSLIEVGCGKGWFLELLRERGYAVTGIDPAYEGDNPDVVKAPFTRELNRSADAIVLRHVLEHIEDPVAFLIAIAEANGGAGQIYIEVPCLDWIIEHKAWFDLFYEHVNYFRLADLRRLFGTVAEAGHLFDGQYLYIVADLASLRTDIEPTPQLTLPADFSASLERAVRIVQRDGQSGSAIWGASSKGVIYSLFLQRAGAPVDRVIDINPAKQGRYLPLSGARVSSPQEALAALPEGAQLFVMNSNYLEEIRRMTDDRFVYHAVDSADFTDLPTE, from the coding sequence ATGAAGCATGAGTTATACCGCGCCACTGGCCTGCCGGTGCTGCAGAACCGCACGTTCGCCGATGCCGAGTCGGCGCGCGCCTCGGCCAGTGCCGAGATGCGCCTCGTGCAGGATAGCCGCACCGGCCTGGTCTACAACGACGCCTTCAGCGCAGACAAGCTCAGCTACGACAGCGACTACCAGAACGAGCAGGCCCACTCGGTGCGTTTCCAACGCCACCTGGATGATGTCGAGGGCGTGATCGCCCGCTACTTCAAAGGCCAGAGCCTGATCGAAGTCGGTTGTGGCAAGGGCTGGTTCCTGGAGTTGCTGCGCGAACGCGGCTATGCCGTCACCGGCATCGACCCGGCTTACGAAGGCGATAATCCGGATGTGGTCAAGGCCCCGTTCACCCGTGAGCTGAACCGCTCGGCCGATGCCATCGTGCTGCGCCATGTACTCGAACATATCGAAGACCCGGTGGCCTTTTTGATCGCGATTGCCGAGGCCAACGGTGGGGCAGGGCAGATCTACATCGAAGTGCCGTGCCTGGACTGGATCATCGAGCACAAGGCCTGGTTCGACCTGTTCTACGAGCACGTCAACTACTTCCGCCTGGCTGACCTGCGCCGCCTGTTCGGCACGGTCGCCGAGGCTGGCCATCTGTTCGACGGCCAGTACCTGTACATCGTGGCTGACCTTGCCAGCCTGCGTACCGATATTGAGCCTACGCCACAGCTGACACTTCCTGCCGACTTCAGTGCCAGCCTGGAGCGCGCCGTGCGCATCGTGCAGCGTGATGGCCAGAGCGGTTCGGCGATCTGGGGCGCCTCGTCCAAGGGCGTGATCTATTCGCTGTTCCTGCAGCGCGCCGGTGCGCCGGTGGACCGGGTGATCGACATCAACCCGGCCAAGCAAGGCCGCTACCTGCCCCTGAGCGGCGCCCGGGTGTCCTCGCCACAGGAGGCGCTCGCGGCCCTGCCGGAGGGCGCGCAGCTGTTCGTGATGAATTCCAACTACCTCGAAGAAATCCGCCGCATGACCGACGACCGCTTCGTCTATCACGCCGTCGACAGCGCCGATTTCACTGACCTGCCAACCGAGTGA
- a CDS encoding class I SAM-dependent methyltransferase encodes MNCRGCGTCLSLPLIDLGTAPPSNAYLRAEQLAAAEAWVPLKVAVCEQCWLVQTEDYTRADALFDADYAYFSSYSSSWLAHARDYVGQMVERFGLSAQSRVVEIAANDGYLLQYVAERGIPCLGVEPTRSTAQAARAKGLEIREVFFGEQAARELVDEGWSADLMAANNVLAHVPDINDFLRGFATLLKADGVATFEFPHLLCLMAEHQFDTLYHEHYSYLSLTAVNTLCARNGLEVFDVSELSTHGGSLRVFVQRAGGPQLRQASVDDLLGIEARVGVSTAEFYSTLAPAAERIKHQLLRFLLQAKAEGKRVVGYGAAAKGNTLFNYAGVKPDLLAWVADANPHKQGKFLPGSRIPVVAPERLAIEQPDYVLVLPWNLLKEVSEQQAQIREWGGQFVIAVPELTVL; translated from the coding sequence ATGAACTGCCGTGGCTGTGGTACCTGCCTGAGCCTGCCCCTGATCGACCTTGGCACCGCGCCGCCGTCCAACGCTTACCTGCGTGCCGAGCAACTGGCCGCCGCCGAGGCCTGGGTGCCGCTGAAGGTTGCGGTATGCGAGCAGTGCTGGCTGGTGCAGACCGAGGATTACACCCGCGCCGATGCGCTGTTCGATGCCGACTATGCCTATTTCAGCTCCTATTCGAGCTCCTGGTTGGCCCATGCCCGTGACTACGTGGGGCAGATGGTCGAGCGCTTCGGCCTGAGCGCGCAAAGCCGGGTGGTGGAGATCGCCGCCAACGATGGTTATCTGCTGCAGTACGTGGCCGAGCGCGGCATTCCCTGCCTGGGCGTGGAACCCACCCGCAGCACCGCACAGGCGGCACGTGCCAAAGGGCTGGAGATCCGTGAGGTGTTCTTCGGCGAGCAGGCTGCCCGCGAGCTGGTGGACGAGGGCTGGTCGGCCGACCTGATGGCGGCCAACAACGTGCTGGCCCACGTGCCGGACATCAACGACTTCCTACGCGGCTTCGCCACCTTGCTCAAGGCCGATGGCGTGGCCACCTTCGAGTTCCCGCACCTGCTCTGCCTGATGGCCGAGCATCAGTTCGACACCCTGTACCACGAGCATTATTCCTACCTGTCGCTGACCGCCGTGAATACCCTCTGCGCACGCAACGGCCTGGAGGTATTCGACGTCAGCGAACTGTCGACCCATGGCGGCTCGCTGCGGGTGTTCGTCCAGCGAGCCGGTGGCCCGCAGTTGCGCCAGGCCAGCGTCGATGACCTGCTCGGCATCGAGGCGCGGGTGGGGGTGAGCACGGCTGAGTTCTACAGCACCCTGGCGCCGGCGGCCGAACGCATCAAGCACCAGTTGCTGCGCTTCCTGCTGCAGGCCAAGGCCGAAGGCAAGCGCGTAGTTGGCTATGGCGCGGCGGCCAAGGGCAACACATTGTTCAACTACGCCGGGGTCAAGCCTGACCTGTTGGCCTGGGTGGCCGACGCCAACCCGCACAAGCAGGGCAAGTTCCTGCCGGGCAGCCGTATACCGGTGGTCGCCCCTGAGCGCTTGGCCATCGAGCAGCCCGACTACGTGCTGGTGTTGCCCTGGAACCTGCTCAAGGAGGTCAGCGAGCAACAGGCGCAGATCCGTGAGTGGGGCGGGCAGTTCGTCATTGCCGTTCCGGAGTTGACGGTCCTGTGA
- a CDS encoding TIGR00180 family glycosyltransferase produces the protein MQGNFAADQAATLRERFTLVLMTHNRPAFLRRTLQYYSSYPCSILVLDSSTESAAAIAAQFPGVEYLHLSQFSYMGFQAKLTYGVNLVRTPYMAFAADDDFLLHDGLNQALDFLDANPDYGMCHGYSMMYLAEATRVSYYRRDKKVGEDYGHLRAEQRVMDYMGEFIPPFFAVTRTALLRRWFELLPEGTSFEWQEIGHVYFLLANAKARILPIPYAVREANYGSSEHKTEVIHALSFTDAKSVAGREAFADFLAGLPTAIEGLGRDALRQHALNSFAAMAQSLFQRKALTLELVWTSNWVGPSKPPVRAFQPSQYVEMPFYNQAFFDRLTELEFLIHAMPAGRLQLEQLEGVLLRQELMLQVHGDDTPATLKERLWKAVEYNGFNRNAVQQLATQLRDVGEAEDAEALSVWLTRLLQVSKQSGRELLGNMRSGRLLDWLEARKPDAAALAAIDEHLALHQGGPQFGILLLDLDNDVAKLQDTFDSLLGGLSKAFRIMVFTTGEPPMATSLQNTLHFIKVTREDYVERINQIARQTSCEWLLLAEAGDRFTATGLLRASLELLNAPGCRAVAVDEIQQQANGAWRELLRPGVNLDLLQSNPVLMARHWLLRREALVEAGGFDSQYSNALEFDLLLRLIEQGGLNGLAHLDEPLLITPTPQAGDSEHARQTLTRHLSTRGYKAQVSAPTAGTLRIDYRHIERPLVSIVLQSQDNLADLKRCLESVLQRTRYLRYEVLIADNASQSPALLEWLAQQQQGAGKVRVLQSAERLSPAALCNAASAEAKGEYLVLLAADAEVVNANWIEALLNQAQRPEVGVVGGKLLNTDGKLAQAGLLPGVEGQVEPAFAGEAADAVGYLNRLVVEQNCLAVSASCLMVRSEVFRALEGLDEMTFAHAHGDVDLCLKAAAAGLLTVWTPQVQVIHPGAVAKDEAALAALRAKWSAQWQGAAQGVDLAPGKAALDWAGLIG, from the coding sequence ATGCAAGGCAATTTCGCAGCAGACCAGGCAGCCACGCTGCGCGAGCGGTTCACGCTGGTATTGATGACGCACAACCGTCCGGCGTTCCTGCGCCGGACGTTGCAGTACTACAGCAGCTACCCGTGCTCGATCCTCGTGCTCGACTCTTCCACTGAGTCTGCCGCGGCAATCGCTGCGCAGTTCCCCGGGGTCGAGTACCTGCACCTGTCGCAGTTCTCGTACATGGGGTTCCAGGCCAAGCTGACCTATGGCGTGAACCTGGTGCGTACGCCGTACATGGCCTTCGCCGCCGACGATGACTTCCTGTTGCACGACGGCCTGAACCAGGCGCTGGACTTCCTCGACGCCAATCCAGACTACGGCATGTGCCACGGTTACAGCATGATGTACCTGGCCGAAGCCACCCGTGTCAGCTACTACCGTCGGGACAAGAAGGTTGGCGAGGACTATGGCCATCTGCGCGCCGAACAGCGCGTGATGGACTATATGGGCGAGTTCATCCCACCGTTCTTCGCTGTCACCCGTACCGCACTGCTGCGCCGCTGGTTCGAATTGCTGCCCGAGGGCACCAGCTTCGAATGGCAGGAGATTGGCCATGTGTACTTCCTGTTGGCCAATGCCAAGGCACGGATCCTGCCGATTCCGTACGCCGTACGCGAGGCCAACTACGGCAGCTCCGAACACAAGACTGAGGTGATCCACGCGCTCAGCTTCACGGATGCCAAGTCGGTGGCCGGTCGCGAAGCGTTCGCCGACTTCCTCGCCGGCCTGCCGACGGCCATCGAAGGGCTGGGGCGGGATGCGTTGCGCCAGCACGCCCTGAACAGTTTTGCGGCTATGGCCCAGAGCCTGTTCCAGCGCAAGGCGCTCACCTTGGAGTTAGTGTGGACCTCGAACTGGGTCGGTCCATCGAAACCGCCAGTGCGCGCCTTCCAACCGTCGCAATACGTGGAAATGCCGTTTTATAACCAGGCGTTCTTCGATCGATTGACCGAGCTGGAGTTCCTGATTCACGCCATGCCGGCAGGGCGTTTGCAGTTGGAGCAGCTTGAAGGTGTGTTGCTGCGTCAGGAGTTGATGCTCCAGGTGCATGGCGACGACACCCCGGCTACCCTCAAGGAACGTCTGTGGAAGGCAGTGGAATACAACGGCTTCAACCGTAATGCGGTGCAGCAACTGGCCACACAATTGCGCGACGTTGGTGAGGCGGAAGATGCCGAGGCGTTGTCGGTCTGGCTGACGCGCCTGCTACAGGTATCGAAACAGTCTGGTCGCGAGCTGCTTGGCAACATGCGCTCGGGGCGCCTGCTCGATTGGCTGGAAGCGCGCAAGCCCGACGCTGCGGCCCTTGCGGCAATCGACGAGCACCTGGCGCTGCATCAGGGTGGTCCGCAATTCGGCATCCTGTTGCTGGATTTGGACAACGATGTGGCCAAGCTGCAGGACACCTTCGACAGCTTGCTGGGTGGCTTGAGCAAGGCGTTCCGGATCATGGTGTTCACCACAGGCGAGCCGCCGATGGCCACCTCGCTGCAGAACACCCTGCATTTCATCAAGGTCACCCGTGAAGACTACGTCGAGCGGATCAATCAGATTGCCCGGCAGACGTCCTGCGAATGGCTGCTGCTTGCCGAGGCTGGTGATCGCTTCACCGCCACCGGTTTGTTGCGTGCCAGCCTCGAGTTGCTCAATGCGCCTGGTTGCCGAGCGGTCGCGGTGGACGAGATCCAGCAACAGGCCAATGGCGCCTGGCGTGAACTGCTGCGTCCAGGGGTCAACCTGGACCTGCTGCAGAGCAACCCGGTGCTGATGGCGCGTCATTGGCTGCTACGCCGCGAGGCGTTGGTGGAGGCCGGTGGCTTTGACAGCCAGTACAGCAATGCCCTGGAGTTCGATCTGCTGCTTAGGCTGATCGAGCAGGGTGGGCTCAATGGTCTGGCCCATCTCGACGAGCCACTGCTGATCACTCCGACGCCGCAAGCCGGTGACAGCGAGCATGCGCGTCAGACCCTGACCCGGCATCTGTCGACCCGCGGCTACAAGGCCCAGGTCAGCGCCCCGACGGCTGGAACGCTGCGTATCGACTACCGCCACATCGAGCGGCCGCTGGTGAGCATCGTGCTGCAGAGCCAGGACAACCTCGCCGACCTCAAGCGTTGCCTGGAGAGCGTTCTGCAGCGCACCCGCTACCTGCGTTACGAGGTGCTGATCGCCGACAACGCCAGCCAGTCGCCAGCGTTGCTGGAGTGGCTGGCACAGCAGCAACAGGGGGCTGGCAAGGTGCGTGTGCTGCAAAGTGCCGAGCGTCTGAGCCCGGCGGCCCTGTGCAACGCGGCCAGTGCCGAGGCCAAGGGCGAGTACCTGGTGTTGCTGGCGGCGGATGCCGAAGTGGTCAATGCCAACTGGATCGAGGCCCTGTTGAACCAGGCGCAGCGTCCGGAGGTCGGCGTGGTTGGTGGCAAGCTGCTGAATACCGACGGCAAGCTTGCCCAGGCCGGCCTGCTGCCGGGTGTTGAAGGCCAGGTTGAACCAGCCTTCGCCGGTGAGGCCGCAGATGCCGTGGGCTACTTGAATCGCCTGGTAGTCGAGCAGAACTGCCTGGCGGTCTCGGCGAGCTGCCTGATGGTCCGTAGTGAAGTGTTCCGAGCCTTGGAAGGCCTGGACGAAATGACTTTCGCTCATGCCCATGGTGATGTCGATCTGTGCCTGAAAGCCGCCGCCGCCGGGCTGTTGACGGTGTGGACACCGCAGGTGCAGGTGATTCATCCCGGCGCTGTCGCCAAGGACGAAGCTGCACTGGCGGCCTTGCGCGCCAAATGGTCGGCGCAGTGGCAGGGCGCCGCCCAAGGGGTGGACCTGGCCCCCGGCAAGGCGGCGCTGGACTGGGCTGGCCTTATCGGCTGA
- a CDS encoding cephalosporin hydroxylase family protein: protein MTDTPIQAFEAECKAQIAAQGEDKELQKLSRDFFNKSAEHKYTYHFSWMGRPIIQLPQDMMAMQEIVWQVKPDLIIECGIAHGGSILYYASLLELQGHGEVLGIDIDIRPHNREAIEAHPMSKRVRMIEGSSIDAGIAEQVKAIAEGKKVILVLDSNHTHEHVLKELELYAPLVAVGSYCVVMDTVVEDMPADFFPDRPWGHGDNPKTAVWEYLKSNDSFEIDYQLQNKLLVTVAPDGYLRRVR, encoded by the coding sequence ATGACTGACACGCCTATCCAAGCCTTCGAAGCCGAATGCAAAGCGCAAATTGCCGCCCAGGGTGAAGACAAAGAGCTGCAAAAACTCTCCCGCGACTTCTTCAACAAGTCGGCCGAGCACAAGTACACCTACCACTTCTCGTGGATGGGCCGGCCGATCATCCAGTTGCCCCAGGACATGATGGCGATGCAGGAGATCGTCTGGCAGGTCAAACCGGACCTGATCATCGAGTGCGGCATCGCCCACGGTGGTTCGATCCTCTACTACGCCTCCCTGCTGGAGCTGCAGGGCCATGGCGAAGTGCTGGGCATCGACATCGACATCCGCCCGCACAACCGCGAAGCCATCGAGGCGCACCCGATGAGCAAGCGCGTACGCATGATCGAAGGCTCGAGCATCGACGCCGGCATCGCCGAGCAGGTCAAGGCCATTGCCGAAGGCAAGAAGGTCATCCTCGTGCTCGACTCCAACCACACGCACGAGCATGTGCTCAAGGAGCTCGAGCTGTACGCACCGCTGGTGGCCGTGGGCAGCTACTGCGTGGTGATGGACACCGTGGTCGAGGACATGCCGGCCGACTTCTTCCCGGATCGTCCGTGGGGCCATGGCGACAACCCGAAAACCGCGGTCTGGGAATACCTCAAGAGCAACGACAGCTTCGAGATCGACTATCAGCTGCAGAACAAGTTGCTGGTCACCGTGGCACCGGATGGCTACCTGCGCCGAGTTCGCTGA
- the pseB gene encoding UDP-N-acetylglucosamine 4,6-dehydratase (inverting), whose protein sequence is MFDDKSIFISGGTGSFGRRFIERLLERYRPRRVVVFSRDELKQYEMQQRFNAPCMRYFLGDVRDAERVRQAMRGIDYVVHAAALKHVPAAEYNPTECIRTNVNGAENIIAAAIENGVQKVVALSTDKAASPINLYGATKLLSDKLFVAANNFAGQQDTRFAVVRYGNVAGSRGSVVPFFKRLIEEGARELPITDPRMTRFWITLDHGVQFVLDSFARMHGGEVFVPKIPSIRIVDLASGMAGHLPQNVVGIRPGEKLHELMIPLDDARMTLEFGDHFTIVPSIRFNHTDVDFAVDRVGETGRWVAEDFEYRSDTNPAFLTVDQLTDLHAGLPA, encoded by the coding sequence ATGTTCGACGACAAGTCCATTTTCATTTCCGGGGGAACCGGGTCGTTCGGGCGCCGCTTCATCGAGCGGCTGCTTGAGCGCTACCGGCCGCGGCGCGTCGTGGTGTTCTCCCGTGACGAACTGAAGCAGTACGAGATGCAGCAGCGCTTCAATGCGCCGTGCATGCGCTACTTCCTGGGCGATGTGCGTGATGCCGAGCGTGTGCGCCAGGCCATGCGTGGCATCGACTATGTCGTCCATGCTGCTGCGCTCAAGCATGTACCCGCTGCCGAGTACAACCCCACCGAGTGCATCCGCACCAACGTCAATGGTGCCGAGAACATCATTGCCGCGGCGATCGAGAACGGTGTGCAGAAGGTCGTTGCGCTGTCCACCGACAAGGCCGCCAGCCCGATCAATCTGTATGGTGCGACCAAGCTGCTGTCCGACAAGCTGTTCGTGGCCGCCAACAACTTTGCCGGGCAGCAGGACACCCGTTTTGCTGTGGTTCGCTATGGCAACGTTGCAGGTTCGCGGGGCTCGGTCGTGCCGTTCTTCAAGCGCCTGATCGAAGAGGGCGCCCGTGAGCTGCCGATCACCGACCCACGCATGACGCGTTTCTGGATCACCCTCGACCATGGCGTGCAGTTTGTGCTCGACAGCTTTGCCCGCATGCACGGCGGTGAAGTGTTCGTGCCCAAGATCCCGTCCATCCGCATCGTCGACCTGGCCAGTGGCATGGCCGGTCACTTGCCGCAGAACGTGGTCGGCATCCGTCCGGGAGAGAAACTGCACGAGTTGATGATCCCGCTGGACGATGCGCGGATGACTCTGGAGTTTGGCGATCATTTCACCATCGTTCCATCGATCCGCTTCAACCATACCGATGTCGATTTCGCGGTCGACCGCGTCGGTGAAACCGGCCGCTGGGTGGCTGAAGATTTCGAGTACCGTTCCGATACCAACCCCGCCTTCCTCACCGTGGACCAGCTGACGGACCTGCATGCGGGATTGCCAGCATGA
- the rfbG gene encoding CDP-glucose 4,6-dehydratase — METVGLNPAFWQGKRVLLTGHTGFKGSWLALWLRELGAQVTGFALDPGTEPSLFALAQVGNGISDVRGDLRDLGALLEVVAEVQPEIVLHLAAQPLVREAYRDPLGTYSSNVMGTLNLLEAVRQVGGVSACVLVTTDKVYANQEWPWPYRENEALGGHDPYSSSKACCELLAQSYAASFFPAAKYAEHGLALATARAGNVLGGGDFAADRLVPDVLKAWSAGEPVTLRYPQAVRPWQHALEPLAGYLLLAERLYQEGPAYAGAWNFGPGEQDMCSVGEVVNYLARQWPAAPGLQVEPSELHEAGLLRLDSSRARQVLGWRTRWSLHECLRHTLDWHLAWQRGDNMRAFTLDQLNLYAELS, encoded by the coding sequence ATGGAAACAGTGGGCCTGAACCCGGCGTTCTGGCAGGGCAAGCGTGTCCTGCTGACCGGCCACACCGGTTTCAAGGGCAGCTGGCTGGCGCTCTGGCTGCGTGAGCTGGGGGCGCAGGTCACAGGCTTCGCCCTGGACCCAGGTACCGAGCCAAGTTTGTTCGCGCTGGCCCAGGTCGGCAACGGCATCAGCGACGTGCGCGGCGATCTGCGTGACCTGGGGGCGCTGCTGGAGGTGGTGGCCGAAGTTCAGCCTGAGATCGTCCTGCACCTGGCGGCGCAGCCGCTGGTGCGAGAGGCCTATCGTGACCCATTGGGCACCTATTCCAGCAATGTCATGGGCACCCTCAACCTGCTTGAGGCCGTGCGCCAGGTCGGCGGCGTGAGTGCCTGCGTGCTGGTGACCACCGACAAGGTCTATGCCAACCAGGAGTGGCCTTGGCCGTACCGCGAAAACGAAGCCCTTGGCGGGCACGACCCCTATAGCAGTAGCAAGGCCTGCTGCGAGCTGCTGGCGCAGTCCTATGCCGCTTCGTTCTTCCCGGCGGCCAAGTACGCCGAACACGGCTTGGCCCTGGCGACCGCGCGCGCCGGCAACGTGCTGGGCGGTGGCGACTTCGCCGCCGATCGCCTGGTCCCCGACGTGCTCAAGGCCTGGTCGGCTGGTGAGCCGGTGACCCTGCGCTATCCGCAAGCCGTGCGCCCCTGGCAGCACGCCCTGGAACCGCTGGCCGGTTACCTGCTGTTGGCCGAGCGCTTGTACCAGGAAGGCCCGGCCTATGCCGGTGCCTGGAACTTCGGCCCGGGCGAACAAGACATGTGCAGCGTCGGCGAAGTGGTCAATTACCTCGCCCGGCAATGGCCTGCTGCGCCGGGTCTGCAAGTCGAGCCAAGCGAGCTGCACGAAGCCGGCCTGCTGCGCCTGGACAGCTCCCGCGCCCGTCAGGTGCTGGGTTGGCGCACGCGCTGGTCGCTGCACGAGTGCCTCAGGCACACCCTGGACTGGCACCTTGCCTGGCAACGCGGCGACAACATGCGTGCCTTCACCCTCGACCAGTTGAACCTGTACGCGGAGCTGTCGTGA
- a CDS encoding dTDP-4-dehydrorhamnose 3,5-epimerase: protein MTDLLLQVLPLDGLFSVQHKRHGDARGQFARLFCEASLSELGAPFHVRQINHSHTLGQGSVRGLHYQLGDIPEAKLITCLRGEVWDVAVDLRQGSPTFLHWHAEHLREGDGRSLLIPAGFAHGFQVLSEDAQLLYLHSADYAPGREGGLSVHDPKLAIAWPLAVKNLSARDAEHPWLTPSFTGVCP from the coding sequence GTGACTGATCTGTTGTTGCAAGTCTTGCCCCTCGACGGCCTGTTCAGCGTCCAGCACAAGCGCCACGGCGACGCCCGAGGCCAGTTCGCCAGGCTGTTCTGCGAAGCCAGCCTGAGCGAGTTGGGCGCGCCGTTCCATGTGCGTCAGATCAACCACTCGCATACGCTCGGCCAGGGCAGCGTGCGTGGCTTGCACTACCAGCTTGGTGATATCCCGGAGGCCAAGCTGATCACCTGCCTGCGCGGCGAAGTGTGGGACGTGGCCGTGGACCTGCGCCAAGGTTCGCCCACCTTCCTGCACTGGCACGCCGAGCACCTGCGTGAAGGTGACGGTCGCAGCCTGCTGATTCCGGCCGGCTTTGCCCATGGTTTTCAGGTGCTGAGCGAGGACGCCCAGCTGCTTTACCTGCACAGCGCCGACTATGCGCCAGGCCGCGAAGGCGGGCTGTCGGTGCACGATCCGAAACTGGCCATCGCCTGGCCGCTGGCTGTCAAGAATCTGTCAGCCCGGGATGCCGAGCATCCCTGGTTGACCCCATCGTTCACCGGAGTGTGTCCATGA
- a CDS encoding NAD(P)-dependent oxidoreductase — protein sequence MKVLVTGATGFVGRHLVGALLARGHQVRAVARRLEPAQAMPWFDQVEFVRADIHDPQLSIDTLCDGVDALVHLAWPGLPNYQGLFHFEHNLMADYGFIQRVVQSGVTRVQVTGTCFEYGLRNGALDESLTCQPANPYGLAKHSLRLFLESLARQHPFALQWVRLFYLYGEGQNPNSLLAALDRAIDDGQPRFDMSGGEQLRDFLPIETAVGYLADLLGQGEFSGVVNCCSGQPISVRKLVETHIASRGARIALNLGHYPYPAHEPMAFWGDARRLRAQLGACDEA from the coding sequence TTGAAAGTGCTGGTCACCGGAGCCACCGGTTTTGTCGGCCGGCATCTGGTCGGCGCGCTGCTGGCACGGGGGCACCAGGTGCGTGCGGTGGCGCGGCGGCTGGAGCCTGCCCAGGCGATGCCGTGGTTCGACCAGGTCGAGTTCGTTCGCGCCGATATCCATGACCCACAGCTGTCTATCGACACGCTGTGCGACGGTGTCGATGCACTGGTGCACCTGGCCTGGCCCGGGTTGCCGAACTACCAGGGGCTGTTCCACTTCGAACACAACCTGATGGCCGACTATGGCTTCATCCAGCGAGTGGTTCAAAGCGGGGTTACCCGGGTTCAGGTCACCGGTACCTGTTTCGAGTATGGCCTGCGCAATGGCGCGCTGGACGAATCGTTGACGTGCCAGCCGGCCAACCCCTACGGGCTGGCCAAGCACAGCCTGCGGCTATTCCTGGAAAGCCTGGCCCGCCAGCATCCGTTCGCCTTGCAATGGGTGCGGCTGTTCTACCTGTACGGTGAAGGCCAGAACCCCAACAGTTTGCTGGCGGCGCTGGACCGGGCTATCGATGACGGCCAGCCGCGCTTCGATATGTCGGGTGGCGAACAACTGCGTGATTTCCTACCCATCGAAACCGCCGTCGGCTACTTGGCCGACCTGCTCGGCCAGGGTGAATTCAGCGGTGTGGTCAACTGCTGCAGCGGTCAGCCGATATCGGTACGCAAGCTGGTCGAAACCCATATCGCCAGCCGCGGCGCGCGCATCGCGCTGAACTTGGGGCATTACCCTTATCCAGCCCACGAACCCATGGCGTTCTGGGGCGACGCCCGCCGGCTGCGGGCCCAGCTGGGAGCTTGTGATGAAGCATGA